In the genome of Rhodamnia argentea isolate NSW1041297 chromosome 3, ASM2092103v1, whole genome shotgun sequence, one region contains:
- the LOC125314131 gene encoding uncharacterized protein LOC125314131 codes for MADLPVKSVSRGTIPPQQTLALARPQTSGSYEAIPPAFGARRDLDVHGLSSGVLEVSVKEKLSGAAKGKALDTNNVEATTTNATIPKAPRPRRGRSQSRGGSKPPKPQSQAAADGPRVMQRSWVAIAKAATKVYALTYIPPSHVENRIVATLTDETLEATDPKWSECLVGYLVGKRLPFKLVESVTKEYWGSHLLEVMANEDGFFFFHVPDLVFRRKILDSGPTMVARVPLFLQQWHPLLELKRDDHESVPVRIRLKNIPFALWSAPGISSLASVIGKPLYVDQRTESMKMISYARVSVEIKANQQLKDFVEVLLNGESRIIKVDYEWRPKACVTCGTFGHQCPPAVVLPDPVEIHQADIEAPAKCDVAPPAQRADPRTSMPLAQWRKMVKKKGRLVSQGEAVYTSEVGRSSDARPRGDAATSDLRPPVDPAPLLNVPLEQPQAARLVPLGSSDSEDEVEEEASLIGSMDEVEVPRLPTSMQKIGNTPFGTELPSVKQEKTQLPPIVDTSPQFGSDSSPTVSLPLFPTLSTSPVPNWKWVANYEYSPRGRIWVGWNPCHADFVVSASSAQVIHGHLRLLDINKACFLSVIYAEHTFVSRRPLWADLVHTSSLVVSSPWLVAGDFNAIKDPSDRIGSSNVRLPSFNELGECITQAGLEDLHYVGHRFTWSNSSTHPRKQRKIDRALINARWCNDFSYSEASFLAPGVSDHSPIVIKITAPGNYRRPFKFFNFWMSPPSFMDPLTQVWNTRVQGIPMFILTRKLKLLKVGLKQLNRDAFSDISARTANARAVLTSTRDAQVRDPFNHVLAALERDQLRAFSDLRLREEGFYKQK; via the exons ATGGCTGATCTCCCGGTAAAATCTGTGAGCAGGGGAACCATTCCCCCGCAGCAAACGCTTGCTTTGGCACGACCTCAAACATCAGGAAGTTATGAGGCAATCCCACCTGCTTTTGGGGCCCGACGAGACTTGGATGTTCACGGATTGAGCTCGGGGGTGCTCGAAGTTTCTGTTAAAGAGAAATTATCCGGTGCAGCGAAAGGGAAGGCGCTTGACACCAACAATGTTGAGGCTACCACGACTAATGCCACAATCCCTAAGGCCCCTCGTCCTCGACGAGGGAGGAGCCAGAGTAGAGGTGGCTCAAAACCACCAAAACCTCAAAGTCAAGCTGCGGCTGATGGCCCACGCGTGATGCAGCGATCATGGGTTGCAATTGCGAAAGCGGCAACTAAAGTGTATGCTCTAACCTATATACCCCCTTCACATGTCGAAAATAGAATTGTGGCCACCTTGACGGATGAAACTTTGGAGGCTACGGACCCGAAATGGAGTGAGTGCTTGGTGGGGTACTTGGTTGGGAAACGCCTACCATTTAAGCTTGTTGAATCGGTTACTAAGGAGTATTGGGGGTCTCATCTCTTGGAAGTCATGGCTAATGAGgatggtttcttcttttttcacgtGCCGGATCTTGTATTCCGGCGTAAAATACTAGATAGTGGCCCGACAATGGTTGCACGTGTCCCACTATTTCTCCAACAATGGCACCCCCTCTTAGAACTCAAGCGGGATGATCATGAGTCTGTGCCGGTCCGGATCCGACTGAAAAATATTCCATTCGCGCTGTGGTCCGCCCCCGGAATTAGTTCCCTGGCTAGTGTGATTGGCAAGCCATTATATGTTGATCAAAGGACAGAAAGCATGAAGATGATCTCTTATGCTCGGGTCAGTGTAGAGATTAAGGCCAATCAACAGCTTAAAGATTTTGTGGAGGTGTTGTTGAATGGTGAATCCCGTATCATAAAGGTTGACTATGAATGGAGGCCTAAAGCATGTGTAACTTGTGGGACATTTGGGCACCAGTGCCCTCCTGCTGTTGTCCTTCCCGATCCCGTGGAGATTCATCAAGCGGATATAGAGGCCCCCGCAAAATGTGATGTCGCCCCTCCCGCCCAACGAGCTGATCCAAGAACCTCTATGCCACTTGCACAATGGAGGAAAATGGTGAAAAAGAAGGGACGTTTGGTATCCCAAGGAGAGGCCGTATATACCTCCGAAGTTGGCCGGTCTTCGGATGCTAGGCCACGGGGAGATGCTGCAACCTCGGATTTAAGGCCCCCGGTTGATCCCGCACCATTGCTGAATGTACCCCTTGAGCAGCCCCAGGCAGCACGTCTAGTCCCACTGGGTTCATCCGATTCAGAGGATGAAGTGGAAGAGGAGGCGAGCCTTATTGGGAGTATGGATGAAGTGGAAGTCCCGCGACTCCCCACAAGTATGCAAAAGATTGGCAACACCCCCTTTGGGACAGAGTTGCCTTCGGTCAAGCAAGAAAAAACTCAGCTGCCCCCTATAGTGGATACTTCTCCGCAGTTCGGTTCTGATAGCAGCCCCACG GTTTCATTGCCCTTGTTTCCTACCTTGAGTACAAGTCCGGTGCCTAATTGGAAATGGGTTGCAAATTATGAGTACTCCCCTAGAGGGAGAATTTGGGTAGGTTGGAATCCTTGTCATGCAGATTTTGTTGTCTCGGCTTCATCAGCTCAGGTTATCCATGGACACTTACGTCTGCTGGATATCAACAAGGCATGTTTTCTCTCGGTTATTTATGCTGAACATACCTTCGTTTCTAGGCGGCCACTTTGGGCTGATCTCGTCCACACTAGCTCCTTGGTTGTATCCTCCCCATGGCTTGTAGCAGGTGACTTCAATGCCATTAAAGACCCTTCAGATAGAATCGGTAGCTCGAATGTCCGGCTCCCCTCCTTTAATGAACTCGGTGAGTGTATTACACAGGCTGGTTTGGAGGACCTTCATTATGTTGGCCACAGATTTACATGGTCAAATTCCTCGACTCATCCTCGTAAGCAGAGGAAGATTGATAGGGCTCTTATCAATGCCCGGTGGTGCAATGATTTCTCTTATTCGGAGGCTTCCTTCTTGGCCCCCGGGGTCTCGGACCACTCTCCTATTGTTATTAAGATTACGGCTCCCGGGAACTATAGAAGaccattcaaatttttcaacttttggatGTCCCCTCCCTCCTTCATGGATCCGCTTACTCAAGTGTGGAATACTCGGGTTCAAGGGATTCCCATGTTTATCCTTACTCGGAAACTCAAGCTGCTCAAAGTCGGGCTCAAGCAGCTTAACAGGGATGCTTTCTCCGATATCTCAGCACGCACGGCCAATGCTAGAGCTGTTCTTACAAGTACTCGGGATGCCCAAGTACGGGATCCTTTCAACCATGTATTGGCTGCCCTAGAGAGAGATCAGCTTCGTGCATTCTCTGACCTTCGTCTTCGGGAGGAAGGCTTCTATAAACAGAAATAG